In Pseudomonas sp. R76, one genomic interval encodes:
- a CDS encoding CopD family protein gives MTAFSLAYTLHVLAALVWVGGMFFAWMILRPAAMAALEGPARLKLWANVFQRFFVWVWVAVAVLPISGIGLLQLRFSGFETAPRYVQVMMGLYLVMTALFIRIQALKFPQLRAAVAAEDWPAGAAALGQIRKLVGINLIVGLVVVAIASARPMF, from the coding sequence ATGACCGCGTTTAGCCTCGCTTACACCCTGCATGTATTGGCCGCCCTGGTTTGGGTCGGCGGTATGTTTTTCGCCTGGATGATCCTGCGCCCCGCCGCCATGGCGGCACTTGAGGGCCCTGCCCGGCTCAAGCTGTGGGCGAATGTGTTTCAACGTTTTTTCGTGTGGGTCTGGGTCGCCGTGGCGGTTTTGCCGATCAGCGGCATCGGCCTGCTGCAATTGCGCTTCAGCGGTTTTGAAACCGCGCCGCGTTATGTGCAGGTGATGATGGGCTTGTATCTGGTGATGACGGCGCTGTTTATCCGTATCCAGGCGTTGAAGTTCCCGCAATTGCGTGCGGCGGTGGCGGCCGAAGATTGGCCGGCGGGTGCGGCTGCGCTGGGGCAGATCCGCAAACTGGTGGGGATTAATTTGATTGTGGGGTTGGTGGTGGTGGCGATCGCTTCGGCTCGGCCGATGTTCTGA
- the dinG gene encoding ATP-dependent DNA helicase DinG — MISTELKTTIQGAYSRFLEAKSLKPRYGQRLMIAEVAKVLGDIDTDDEGRRSGDPAVVAVEAGTGTGKTVAYSLAAIPTAKAAGKRLVIATATVALQEQIVYKDLPDLMRNSGLNFTFALAKGRGRYMCLSKLDVLLQEGHAQTATASLFEEEGFKIEVDEVSQKLFTSMIEKLAGNKWDGDRDSWPTALEDSDWARLTTDHSQCTNRHCPNFGQCAFYKAREGMGKVDVIVTNHDMVLADLALGGGAVLPDPRDTLYVFDEGHHLPDKAIGHFAHYTRLRSTADWLETTAKNLTKLLAQHPLPGDLGKLIEQVPELAREIKTQQQFMFSACEQVADFKPGEDVEGRERPRHRFVGGLIPEHMREMGIELKKGFSRLTDLFTRLTDLLKEGMDGEVNIGIASNQAEEWYPLFGSLLSRSQGNWELWTAFTVEDPEDNPPMARWLTLSESGALFDIEVNASPILAAEMLRRNLWNVAYGCLVTSATLTALGTFDRFRMRAGLPKKAVTAVVPSPFHHADAGVLRVPDLKADPRDAAAHTAAIIRDLPELVEGSRGTLVLFSSRKQMQDVFDGLDRDWRKQVFIQGNLSKQETLNKHKARVDGGDSSVLFGLASFAEGVDLPGAYCEHVVIAKIPFSVPDDPVEAALAEWIEARGGNPFMEISVPDASLKLVQACGRLLRTEEDRGTITLLDRRLVTQRYGKAILNALPPFRREIS; from the coding sequence ATGATCAGCACTGAACTCAAAACCACGATCCAGGGCGCCTATTCGCGTTTTCTCGAAGCCAAGAGCTTGAAACCGCGCTACGGCCAACGCCTGATGATCGCCGAAGTGGCCAAAGTCCTCGGCGATATCGACACCGACGACGAAGGTCGGCGCAGTGGCGACCCGGCGGTCGTGGCCGTCGAGGCCGGCACCGGCACCGGCAAGACCGTGGCCTACAGCCTGGCCGCGATCCCGACCGCCAAGGCTGCCGGCAAGCGCCTGGTGATCGCCACCGCCACCGTCGCCCTGCAAGAGCAGATTGTCTACAAAGACCTGCCCGACCTGATGCGCAACAGCGGCCTGAACTTTACTTTCGCCCTGGCCAAGGGCCGTGGCCGCTACATGTGCCTGTCCAAGCTCGACGTGCTGTTGCAGGAAGGCCATGCGCAAACCGCTACCGCTTCGCTGTTCGAAGAAGAAGGCTTCAAGATCGAAGTCGATGAAGTCAGCCAAAAGCTATTTACCAGCATGATCGAGAAGCTCGCCGGCAATAAATGGGACGGCGACCGCGACAGCTGGCCTACCGCGCTGGAAGATTCCGATTGGGCGCGCCTGACCACCGACCACAGCCAGTGCACCAACCGCCATTGCCCCAACTTCGGCCAGTGCGCTTTTTACAAAGCCCGCGAAGGCATGGGCAAGGTCGACGTGATCGTCACCAACCACGACATGGTCCTGGCCGACCTGGCCCTGGGCGGCGGCGCCGTGTTGCCGGACCCGCGCGACACGCTTTACGTGTTCGACGAAGGCCACCACTTGCCGGACAAGGCCATCGGCCATTTCGCCCACTACACGCGCCTGCGCTCCACCGCCGACTGGCTGGAAACCACCGCCAAGAACCTCACCAAATTGCTGGCCCAGCACCCACTGCCCGGCGATCTGGGCAAGCTGATCGAACAGGTGCCGGAGCTGGCGCGTGAGATCAAGACCCAGCAGCAGTTCATGTTCAGCGCCTGCGAACAGGTCGCCGACTTCAAGCCCGGCGAAGACGTGGAAGGCCGTGAGCGGCCGCGTCACCGCTTTGTCGGCGGGCTGATTCCCGAGCACATGCGTGAAATGGGCATTGAACTGAAGAAAGGCTTTTCACGCCTGACCGACCTGTTCACCCGCCTCACCGACCTGCTCAAGGAAGGCATGGACGGTGAGGTCAATATCGGCATCGCCAGCAATCAGGCCGAGGAATGGTATCCGCTGTTCGGCAGCCTGTTGTCGCGCTCCCAGGGTAACTGGGAGCTGTGGACGGCCTTCACCGTCGAAGACCCGGAAGACAACCCGCCGATGGCGCGTTGGTTGACCCTGTCGGAAAGCGGTGCGCTGTTTGATATCGAGGTCAACGCCAGCCCGATCCTCGCCGCCGAAATGCTGCGCCGCAACCTGTGGAACGTGGCCTACGGCTGCCTGGTGACCTCGGCGACGCTGACGGCCCTGGGCACTTTCGACCGCTTCCGCATGCGTGCCGGCTTGCCGAAAAAAGCCGTTACGGCGGTGGTGCCGAGCCCGTTCCATCACGCCGACGCCGGCGTATTGCGCGTGCCGGACCTCAAGGCCGACCCGCGCGACGCAGCGGCGCACACCGCAGCGATCATCCGCGACCTGCCGGAGCTGGTCGAAGGCTCGCGCGGAACCCTGGTGTTGTTCTCCTCGCGCAAACAGATGCAGGACGTGTTCGACGGCCTCGACCGCGACTGGCGCAAGCAGGTGTTTATCCAGGGCAACCTGTCCAAGCAGGAAACCCTCAACAAGCACAAGGCGCGCGTCGATGGCGGCGATTCCAGCGTGTTGTTCGGCCTGGCAAGTTTTGCCGAAGGCGTGGACTTGCCGGGTGCCTACTGCGAACACGTGGTGATCGCCAAGATCCCCTTCTCGGTGCCGGATGATCCGGTCGAGGCGGCTTTGGCCGAGTGGATCGAAGCCCGTGGCGGTAACCCGTTCATGGAAATCTCGGTGCCGGATGCTTCCTTGAAGCTGGTCCAGGCCTGCGGTCGCTTGCTGCGCACCGAAGAAGACCGGGGCACCATCACCTTGCTCGACCGCCGTTTGGTCACGCAGCGCTATGGCAAAGCTATCCTGAATGCTTTGCCGCCTTTCAGGCGCGAAATTTCTTAA
- a CDS encoding OmpA family protein, whose amino-acid sequence MSIMRTALPLVLLTGVLTGCAGLQKTDWPTCAAVGGVTGAAIGATQSSAYAGYGALLVGGMAGAYCWVHGDGDEDGDGVPDSRDKCPGTPKGVQVDANGCPPVPVAAVVEEVVVVKEETIVIRDVHFQFDSAKLTAADKTKLDIIVTRLKKEAPGAQLRVSGHTDSVGKDAYNQKLSERRAHSVTDYLVSAGVPRSNFVSVVGAGESQPVADNKTADGRALNRRVEIKINR is encoded by the coding sequence ATGAGCATCATGCGGACAGCTCTACCCTTGGTTCTGCTAACCGGAGTATTGACAGGTTGCGCAGGTTTGCAAAAAACCGATTGGCCCACCTGCGCAGCCGTCGGTGGTGTAACGGGCGCTGCGATTGGCGCCACTCAAAGTTCGGCGTACGCAGGTTATGGCGCGCTGTTGGTCGGCGGCATGGCCGGCGCCTATTGCTGGGTGCACGGCGATGGCGATGAAGACGGCGATGGCGTGCCGGACAGCCGCGACAAGTGCCCAGGCACGCCTAAAGGCGTGCAGGTGGATGCCAACGGTTGCCCACCGGTGCCGGTCGCGGCCGTGGTTGAGGAAGTTGTGGTCGTCAAGGAAGAAACCATCGTGATCCGCGATGTGCACTTCCAGTTCGACTCGGCCAAGCTGACGGCAGCGGACAAAACCAAACTCGACATCATCGTCACGCGCTTGAAAAAAGAAGCCCCTGGCGCGCAATTGCGGGTCAGCGGGCATACCGACAGCGTCGGCAAAGACGCCTACAACCAGAAACTGTCGGAACGCCGCGCGCACTCGGTGACCGATTACCTGGTAAGTGCGGGCGTGCCGCGCAGTAACTTTGTGTCGGTGGTCGGCGCGGGCGAAAGCCAGCCGGTGGCCGATAACAAAACTGCTGACGGCCGCGCCTTGAACCGCCGCGTGGAAATCAAAATCAACCGCTGA
- a CDS encoding beta-galactosidase, with amino-acid sequence MIRTLPALFALLFAAPLMAAPAGQQTLFNFVRPADVVKVATQDASLPQYNAEQTPEGEVLRRITFNPAAEPSLVLSPQTGVWDWSQSGAISLRIQSAMDWALTLYVKVQSTDGKTLVSRIDLPAGPAQTLVIPLQANSPLSQGMKAGPPMPITVDGQRVLLAGSAGEIDRSQVASVTLSMLKPNAAQSILLERFGVQDSEPVLKAAYSELVDAYGQSTRARWPEKVSSDDQLKAAAAKEQQQLKGWLAERNKSSLDQYGGWNKGPAFEASGFFRTEKRDGRWYLVTPEGHPFYSLGVNTVAPDNNQTYVAGREWMFAALPKAGEPFDKYYGSSDNRGGNGADQGRGFNVGRWYDFYGANLQRTYGTEGFDQKRWVRHTLDRLQAWGFNTVGNWSDESLASADRVPYTLPLSIVGDYASISTGTDWWGGMPDPFDPRFAMATERAVAIAARDHRDDPWLIGFFADNELAWAGPGDDAKSRYALAYGTLRMTTDVPAKRAFLKQLRDKYRNEEGLSKAWGIHLAGWELMEDPGFEPPMPSPEHPEIEADFKYFQKTFADAYFKTISDSLKWHAPNQLLLGGRYAVSTPEAVASCAQYCDVLSFNMYTLKPQDGYDFAALRALDKPVLITEFNFGSADRGPFWGGVTQLAKEEDRGVAYGNFLKQAMAEPSIVGVHWFQYLDQPVTGRLLDGENGHFGLVGITDVPFQGFVDSVRKSNLATVDQLGKEAEKAKAAGVVRENEAGKGGHEGKGAGQGAGHAGGHSGNGH; translated from the coding sequence ATGATTCGCACGCTGCCCGCTCTTTTTGCTCTGCTGTTCGCCGCACCCTTGATGGCCGCGCCTGCCGGGCAACAAACGCTGTTCAACTTCGTCCGGCCTGCCGATGTGGTCAAGGTGGCGACCCAGGACGCCAGCCTGCCGCAATACAACGCCGAACAAACCCCTGAAGGTGAGGTGCTGCGCCGCATCACGTTCAACCCGGCAGCCGAACCGAGCCTGGTGCTCAGCCCGCAGACCGGCGTGTGGGACTGGTCGCAGTCCGGCGCCATAAGCCTGCGTATCCAGAGCGCCATGGACTGGGCGTTGACCCTCTACGTCAAGGTGCAGAGCACCGACGGCAAAACCCTGGTCAGCCGCATCGACCTGCCGGCCGGCCCGGCCCAGACCCTGGTGATTCCGTTGCAAGCCAACTCGCCGCTGAGCCAGGGCATGAAGGCTGGCCCGCCGATGCCGATCACCGTGGATGGCCAGCGCGTATTGCTGGCCGGCAGCGCCGGGGAAATCGACCGCAGCCAGGTGGCGTCTGTGACGCTGTCGATGCTCAAGCCGAATGCCGCCCAAAGCATCCTGCTGGAGCGTTTTGGCGTGCAGGACAGCGAGCCGGTGCTGAAAGCGGCCTACAGCGAACTGGTGGATGCCTATGGCCAGTCCACCCGCGCGCGCTGGCCGGAAAAAGTCAGCAGCGACGACCAGCTCAAAGCCGCCGCCGCCAAGGAGCAACAGCAGCTCAAAGGCTGGTTGGCTGAGCGCAACAAATCTTCCCTGGACCAATATGGCGGCTGGAACAAAGGCCCGGCGTTCGAAGCCAGCGGCTTTTTCCGTACCGAGAAGCGCGACGGCCGCTGGTACTTGGTGACGCCGGAAGGCCATCCGTTCTATTCCTTGGGGGTTAACACGGTTGCGCCGGATAACAACCAGACCTATGTGGCCGGCCGCGAGTGGATGTTCGCCGCGTTGCCCAAAGCGGGTGAGCCGTTCGACAAGTATTACGGCAGCAGCGACAACCGAGGCGGCAACGGCGCGGATCAGGGCCGGGGCTTCAATGTGGGGCGTTGGTACGACTTCTATGGCGCCAACCTGCAGCGCACCTATGGCACCGAAGGTTTCGACCAGAAACGCTGGGTCAGACACACCCTCGACCGGCTCCAGGCCTGGGGTTTCAACACCGTGGGCAACTGGAGCGACGAGAGCCTCGCCAGCGCCGACCGCGTGCCGTACACCTTGCCGCTGTCGATTGTCGGCGACTACGCCAGCATCAGCACCGGCACCGACTGGTGGGGCGGCATGCCTGACCCGTTCGACCCGCGTTTTGCCATGGCCACCGAGCGTGCCGTAGCGATTGCTGCCCGCGATCACCGCGATGACCCGTGGCTGATCGGCTTCTTTGCCGACAACGAGCTGGCCTGGGCCGGCCCGGGTGACGATGCAAAATCCCGTTACGCCTTGGCCTACGGCACGCTGCGCATGACCACCGACGTACCGGCCAAGCGCGCGTTTCTCAAGCAACTGCGCGACAAGTACCGCAACGAAGAAGGCCTGTCGAAGGCCTGGGGCATTCACTTGGCGGGCTGGGAGCTGATGGAAGACCCAGGCTTCGAGCCGCCGATGCCAAGCCCCGAGCACCCGGAAATCGAAGCTGACTTTAAATATTTCCAGAAGACCTTCGCCGATGCCTATTTCAAGACCATTTCCGACTCCTTGAAGTGGCACGCGCCCAACCAGCTGTTGCTGGGCGGTCGTTATGCCGTAAGTACCCCGGAAGCCGTGGCCTCCTGCGCGCAGTATTGCGATGTGCTGAGCTTCAACATGTACACCCTCAAGCCCCAGGACGGTTATGACTTCGCCGCCCTGCGCGCGCTGGATAAACCGGTGCTGATCACCGAGTTCAATTTCGGCTCCGCCGACCGTGGCCCGTTCTGGGGCGGCGTGACCCAGTTGGCCAAGGAAGAAGACCGTGGCGTGGCCTACGGCAACTTCCTCAAGCAGGCCATGGCCGAGCCGTCGATTGTCGGCGTGCACTGGTTCCAGTACCTGGACCAGCCGGTGACCGGCCGTTTGCTGGACGGTGAGAACGGTCACTTCGGCCTTGTCGGCATTACCGATGTACCGTTCCAGGGCTTTGTCGACAGCGTGCGTAAAAGCAACCTGGCGACAGTCGACCAGTTGGGTAAAGAGGCGGAAAAGGCCAAGGCCGCCGGCGTGGTTCGCGAGAACGAAGCCGGCAAGGGCGGGCATGAAGGCAAAGGCGCAGGCCAGGGCGCCGGACACGCCGGTGGGCACTCTGGAAATGGCCATTGA
- a CDS encoding DUF1145 domain-containing protein, with the protein MKVFWGLGKFLTLLFWVVVVVNLFRPLANPFHLLVSLAGSLLFLTHLLELLLFNSSLKYRAHPWRDRLQILLVGMFHVRGLSAPAAIDEVNKEANHA; encoded by the coding sequence ATGAAGGTGTTTTGGGGGCTGGGTAAGTTTCTGACGTTGCTGTTTTGGGTTGTGGTGGTGGTCAATCTGTTCCGACCGCTGGCCAATCCGTTCCACCTGTTGGTCAGCCTGGCCGGCAGTCTGTTGTTTCTCACCCATCTGTTGGAGTTGCTGTTGTTCAACAGCAGCTTGAAATACCGTGCCCACCCCTGGCGTGACCGCTTGCAGATTCTGCTGGTGGGCATGTTCCATGTGCGGGGCCTGTCGGCGCCTGCTGCTATTGATGAAGTAAACAAGGAGGCCAATCATGCGTAA
- a CDS encoding collagen-like protein — translation MRKVFLLALLVSPIALAQTVSVETNSLMRLPSSTSVLQLERLDVADYGTLLVPATISQVTVDELHLGREARIAIAPGNTALQLQVRNAQLEHGSQITSRGAPGTHERPAKAGRDLVLRINALTADELSVDARGGAGAQGYAGLDGANGVDPGCTWGSAGRGANGDNGGDGLPGAAGATVRVELPQSFPAEQIKVWVDGGAGGLAGTAGKPGKGGQSKGCVVYRADGGEKGRPGLEGQPGPAGPAGAVTIQRL, via the coding sequence ATGCGTAAGGTTTTTCTGTTGGCCCTGTTGGTCAGCCCCATTGCCCTGGCTCAGACCGTCAGTGTTGAAACCAACTCGCTGATGCGCCTGCCCAGCAGTACCAGCGTGTTGCAGCTGGAGCGCCTGGATGTGGCGGACTACGGCACGTTGTTGGTGCCGGCGACGATCAGCCAAGTCACGGTGGACGAATTGCACTTGGGGCGTGAGGCGCGCATCGCTATCGCCCCCGGCAATACTGCGCTGCAATTGCAGGTGCGCAACGCGCAGCTGGAACATGGCAGCCAGATCACCTCGCGCGGTGCCCCCGGCACCCACGAAAGGCCGGCCAAAGCCGGGCGTGACCTGGTGCTGCGCATCAACGCGCTGACTGCCGACGAACTGTCGGTGGACGCGCGTGGCGGCGCCGGTGCCCAAGGCTATGCCGGGCTGGATGGCGCCAACGGCGTTGACCCAGGCTGCACCTGGGGTTCGGCCGGGCGTGGCGCGAATGGCGATAACGGCGGTGATGGCCTGCCAGGCGCAGCGGGCGCGACCGTGCGGGTCGAGCTGCCGCAGAGCTTCCCGGCTGAGCAGATCAAGGTCTGGGTGGACGGCGGGGCGGGCGGTTTGGCCGGCACGGCCGGTAAGCCGGGTAAAGGCGGGCAGTCCAAGGGCTGTGTGGTGTATCGCGCCGATGGCGGCGAGAAGGGCCGCCCAGGGCTGGAAGGGCAGCCGGGGCCGGCTGGGCCTGCGGGGGCTGTGACTATTCAAAGGCTTTGA